DNA sequence from the Malus domestica chromosome 11, GDT2T_hap1 genome:
CAATTAAAGTaatcagtacagtccgagctacCAAACGAAATTGATATAGATGAACATGGTAACTGTTAGAAGGAGAACTGGAGAAGTGAAGAGAAACAATCCACAGCGTATCGAAAACGGGCTCTTGAGACATTTACGAAcggcaccttaacctctttggtTGACAAATCCATGCAACAACAACAGGAAGATACGAAATCTACGAAAAGGAAACAAAGTGCAAACACAAGTTACCAGAATCGGAATGAACAAATTGAGCAAACATTACAATACTCATTAGTAGCACATAAGTTTGTAACAACTGCACGCACTCCTTACTACGGACGGAAGCAACATTCTCTTGTTGTAAGTTTTCTCGTAAAGGCACAAAATACAATTTGAAGGATGACAAGAATCTTCAAAGGCCGATGATTTTCCTATGCAAATGCCCCCCAGTGCTACCTCCTCCATCATGATCATGATCATGATCATGGAAAATAAACGTCAGAATTCCTACCATACAAAGCACCGACCCTACAAGAAGTTTGTCATATCGCTCCACCCAGTGAAACTTGAGCTGGCTTGCACCGTAGAATGACAGAGCCACCAGTGAAGTCATCACCGTTATGGTGCTGCAAATTTCCAAATCATCATAAATTACACAGCATATTTCCAAATCAGACCATCCTTTTAGTGTTTAGATGATTTCAATCCCCAATAAATTTAACTGCTAGGCCGGCCAGAAAGCAGCTAACTAGCAGCAACCAAGTAATAAACATTCAATTCTGGATGCCCAAGAAGCTAAACAGTGTCGTAAACTATAAAAACTAGTTAGGAAAGCACTTCAGGTCCTGAGGTCTACTCAACCCAGAATTTGGATGGAATTATATCAGGttcatgtttaaatttattattgctGCCAAACGTTTCACATTGTAAAAGCTTCCGGGGGTTAATAAACATTGTGTTGATGTGCATTCTAGCCGAACATGAGAATAGAACAGGATAATATCGACTGGAGTCACTGTTTACTGGAGAAGAACGGGGATGTGCACATTTAACTTTGTGTTACTAATCTATAAAATTTTAGAGGGACATAGGGTGCAAAAGACCCACTAGTCTTCAAAATGTTTTGTGCCAATTCACTACTTAAAGAAGTTACTAATAAACTTCTCGCATGTGCTCGTGAAAGTTCGAATAGCCAAGTCATAATTAGGTAATTCATTATAGAAACAAACAAGAAAGTCAAAACTTAATCCTAACTTAGTGATACCTGAATAGCAGCACTATGATTGCAAGCACCAGCATGGATGATGAATTCCCCACAGCAAGAAATACTGGAAGTGTAGTTGCACAAGGAGACAATGCAGGAACAAGGACAAGTCCAGCAACAGCCATCTTTTCCATGGGTTGGTTGTGTGAATGACTGTGACCGCCTTTTCCagataaaaacaacaaaatgtAACCGCCACCGAGAAATACTAGCAGAAGTGAAGCAAGTTTATGTACTGTTTCCTCGCCAGCGATGGTGTTTGCCATTGTGACCGCTGTTATACCTAATATTGCAGTGGATATTACATGCAAGACTGCTCCAAATGCAGCTGCACAAGAAATTTgaaaaagtgatcaaaagtcCTGAACAATAACAAATATTTTACGACTGGTTTCTTATGCCTTTCCCACAGCATCCTTAATCATGTATTAGAGGACTaagaaaaacgaaaaacaaATGAAATACAGAGATATAGCTTGGTTTAAACATATAGGTAATCATCCAGATCAAAAACTCATGGAAGGTCCAAACTTCCCATTTATTCTAAACCTCAATCAGGTGACCCAAAAACAACCGAAAGCTTCACGATATGGTTACTAAAATTTTACatttaaaaagaaagaagataatGTATTTGAGACATAAGAGGAATGCACTGGTCAAGTCAGGGTCCGCCTGAAGTCAATGTATGACGACCAATTGACTAgtgttaataaaaaatatatgacgATGCCATATTTAGCTCCGAAATAAGTTAATACATTACCAGCCCAAAACAGCTTGAAACCCTAACAATTCTGAACTCCAACCCAGAAAAAGGAAATTTAAAAAACTCAAGCTGTAGAAATATAAACGACAAGGATATTACAAAGTGTCCTCAGGGGTCAGGAAAGAAATCTGACTGTAGTTCTTAGTAGGATGCCATTACAAAGTGTTCTTGACAAGAAAATACTTTACTGTTGCACCAAAGATTGGTCCTAAGATCTAATAATTGGTTGATTAAGCCACACCTCAGGAAAAGTAAAGGTGCCCGAGTCAGATTTTGAACCAATATCTACAGGATTGGTTTAAGCTCAAATGGTCATAGCTTTTAATCCGTTAAATTTTAGTCAAACTAACCAACTGGAACTTGTCTAGAAGCTTTCAAGGGTGATGAAGTGCATTGAGGCTCGCAAATAAATGATCCGCTACGCAGCTGCGTATCATAGCATAACATGTAGATAAAAGAAGTGAGGAATCTCAGGTTGGGTAATGGGTACAAAGTGTATCAGACAGATTGATAGCATAACATGCAGGTAAAGTTCATCAAATGAATACGAAATACATCTAAAGCATATATTCATTTAACAAAATGTTGAACATCTACTGCTTTATAGTAATTATTTAGTAAGAGACCAAGACTAGATTACTCAGTATTCCGGTCTAATATGAAAAACTCTCGAACTTCATGAAATAAACACTAATAAAAATCTAAGTTGGAGAACCAAAGACCGCACAAAACAACGGTTTTGTTCCTTTCCCCCCGATTTGCAAGATAATCCAACAAGATAAAGCAGCAGCTATAACTTAGTAATATCATATGAAGTAATAAGAAACGATTTGGAAACAAAACTGGACTAGAGAAAGCAAACTGAATTACAATTTCCGACCATTCGTCCAGACTGCTTGGTCTCGAAGCAGACTATGCCCTTGTAATGCCAGTAGACCAACATCAGCTATCAAGCATAACACCTCAATATCCTAAAGTTGTAGTTCATTTCAGCTGAACCTGAAAGCATCCATCTAGTTTAACCCACTAATTTTCTACCATTGACTCAAACAAGCGAAATGCTTAAAGCTCCCACAGCAAGAAGATAAAGGGTAATGGCAGATCTGCAATTTTACCCAGTTTAAACCAGTAAAATCCCAGGAAAGCAAACAACCACAgaaactgagagagagagagagagagagagaacatacTGACGAAGAGGGTGCGGGAGAGAGTCCATTTCTGGGCTCGGCCGACGATGGAGAACGGGAGCCAATGCGTGGGTATGAAGGAATGCAGAAGCGACACGGTTGCGATTCCTCCGATCGTCGACAGATCTTCGGCGCTGAAATTTTCCATCACACCCGAAAACCCAAAATCCGAATGCAAGAAGCTGTTGGTGGTTCAGCTGTGGAACTTGGTTAGAGATTTTGGGACGGAAATCGAATCGATTGGGTTCCTGCTGCAGCTGCAAACTAGATCGATGAAGCTACATTTACATTACAACGTTTCGGACATGAGATTTGTTGTTGTGCCAATTGCAGATTTTACAACATTGAGATTTTGGAGatctaaaacaaaaaacaaaagttgaaTCCGGGTTGGGTCAGATTTCGTTTCACCCCTTTGGGCTCAATCCGAATTCGATGCTCCAGCCTTTGAACTCTGTACTATGCGGACCGAGTTTTGCCGTCTATTTGTGCGGACAAATGTAGGCCCTTGGATTTGATCTCAACggctttaaaatatatcaatCAAATCGAGCTTAGAGCAGTTTCAGTGTTGTTTAAGTAAGCCCTTCTGGGCATTAAGCAATTCAATTCTCTACGTGAATAGTAActgtctttgtcttttttttcttttcttttgagtacatcgatatttttacactagagGAGGGAGAGTTCGGCTAAACCACACAAggggcaacctaatttgataCGAATTAGTAACTATCTTTAACAAATAGTAATTGCGCAAGTGCTTCTCCACTCTTAAATTGAATAATCAGACActtcgtattaaaatattatttttaaataataataattttttttttttaaatttggaataataaaatattgattGACAggatttgaaaatattgaaatgtagtgtaaggtggaagaacatgattatttatttatagaaaataaattataagTAGAGAGATGACCCATCAAACCCAATCCATGAGCCAGGATCTTGAACTTTCACAACAACTATTAGCCGTCAAATGTCATATACAATCTCTATCTTGAGCTATTTTGTAGAAGATCCATCAGCGTGAAGAAAATTAGGTTTCTCTTTCTAGCCTTGCTTGCACTTTAAAACAATAATTCGTGTTTTTTATAATTACTATACACATTAGATGAATATCTCCATTATTATAAGTAGAGagattaggggtgggcaaacgggtacagGAACCGCGAGTCGAGGCGGGTACGGGCCAGTTCCTAATTTTGTAAATACAGAACAGGGCGGGCCTTTGTAGTTTTCGATTCAGGCCGGTTCCTAAAGTATAGGAACCGCAGGTACCCGGACCGGCCTGTTTGTAGTTACAATGGACAAACGAGATTTAAGATATCATCTCTCCGTCCAATCTTAACCGTTAGTTTCAACCCTAGCCAATTCCACCTCCCGAGTTCCAGAAGCACCATCAGTCTCTCAAACTCTCACTCTCCCTCCCTCGACTccctccctgtcctttctctcGACTCCAACTCTCAGACTCTCACTTACAGTGCTCACCACCATCGGGACCAACACAACAGCACCACCTCCGCCGTCGCGACTACCATCACCCTATCACCACTATCGAGCTCCAACTCTCAGACTCTCACATCGTCGTCGCCACCAACACAACGACACCACCTCCGCTGTCACGACCACCATCACCCCATCACCACCGTCGAGGACACTGCTACCACCAGTGATCCAGTACCACTACTAACCATCATCCCTCTAAAATTTAGGTAATTTtgaattaggttttattattaatgTGAAATTGTGAATATATGGTATAgggattttagggattttaAGTTAGAATTTGTAGATTGATGATTGAATCATGTTGCCaccatttagggttttcttaaaatttgaattGCATTTGTAGATTGATGATTGATCTGTTGCCACTATTTAGGGTTCTTCACTTCACatctaccaatttttttttccactgtAATACTGATAACAAAGTTTGGGTTTTTTTGACTTTGCATATTTCAGATCTAAAGTTTGAGCGAAACGTTTTTCTGAAACAACCATGTCTCTAGTGAGTTTTAGTTTGTTTCTTCTAATGTTCCAATCTCAGTTGTCGTCTCTTATTCACTGTAGTCCAATTCTTCTTAGTTCTTATCGTTCACAATTGTTGATTTGTGTTTCGATTGCATCTCAAAAAGTTCGTAATTCAGTGATTGTATGCATTTGGTTTCACCAATGGCCGATGTAGATTTGGTTGATGATGATACAATTCAATTTTAGATGTTCTTATATTGATATGTTTTCGaaattagatttgattttcGGGTTGACTTGATATTATTGATAAAATACTAGAAAACTCATTTGAACTTAAGCAATTTTTAGGGATTTGTTCTGCTTTAGTTCACTTAGTATTCAAACATGTTTTAAGTTCACTAAGTTTCCCCTCTTTCTATATACTATATAGGGAGGGGAAGCTAATCTAGAATGTTTTCACTAAATAATTATCATATTACATAATATGTATAACGCTAAATCAAAATGTTCTTCTATGTCCAAACTGATTAGTATAATAAAATGTGAAGTTGTGGAAGAAAAAACAGCTACTCTCTGTTTTAATACTGTAAAAGCTGTGGATTTTAGTAAATTTTGACCTTTTGAGCATATATACTTAAATAAAGATAGATTAGTCAATTTGTCCAATAAATTATCCTTGATGATTCATGTCAATACTTGGTTTAATGTGTAGTTAGCATATATACTGCAGATTGTTACTTGTGCTCGAGAGTCAGACTCTTGACGAGTCGCAGCCATAAGCTTGACTTGATATTTGTACATTTTTAAACCTTGTTTATAGGACTACACATCAATGAGGATTGTTGTTGGAACTTGGATGTTGGATGTGGTTTTGGATGTTAATTTGGCATTTTATTGTGGATGTCTTGAACTTTCGGATATTTTGTATGTTGATTTGATTTTCAGATGTTGGACGATGTAATATTGTTATTTTGGATGTATTGTTAATCTATGAACTTGGATGTTGGACTTTGTATTTAGATTGGATATGAATAATGGTGAATTTGTTCAAAATTTGCATAAATGCAGTATGTGACTCTATGCAATTTGCAATCTGTGCAAATCTGTACAGTTTGCAATCAGTTTGCAATCAGtgcaaattttattattatttttttcaaacaaaaaaataaataaataaataaagggacCCGTGGACCTAGCCCGAACCAGCCCATTTCAACCGGGCCGGGTAAGGTCTGGTTCCTATATTAGAAAATGTAATCCCCAACCTGGCCCGACCCATTTCCTTTTAACCTAGGTCCGGTCCGGTCCCTTCAAAATTGGGCCCGGCtcggcccgtgcccacccctaagaGAGATGACCCGTTTCTTAATGAAAcccataattaattaagaaagaATATATCACACATGGA
Encoded proteins:
- the LOC114819584 gene encoding uncharacterized protein, with product MENFSAEDLSTIGGIATVSLLHSFIPTHWLPFSIVGRAQKWTLSRTLFVTAFGAVLHVISTAILGITAVTMANTIAGEETVHKLASLLLVFLGGGYILLFLSGKGGHSHSHNQPMEKMAVAGLVLVPALSPCATTLPVFLAVGNSSSMLVLAIIVLLFSTITVMTSLVALSFYGASQLKFHWVERYDKLLVGSVLCMVGILTFIFHDHDHDHDGGGSTGGHLHRKIIGL